The Tumebacillus sp. BK434 genome segment TGCGCGTGCTGCCGCAAGAGGTGCCGAATGTGGGCACCCGCGCTTACGACATTCTGCTCCCGCAGCCGGGCTCGAAAGCGGAAGCGCGCCTGCTCGATGCGCTGGCGCTCGACTTGCAACAGCAGCCGGACGTGCGACTGACCGCCTACCGCGGGGCGCAGCGCTGGACGCAGGCGTATGAAAAAGCGGCTCTGCCGGAGCAGCCGCGCCTGCGCGAAGGCGGTGTCTACTTGCTGGCCGGCCTCGGACTGCTCGGGCAAAGCATCGCCCAAGCGGTCGCTGCGACGCCAAACGTCAAGTTGGCCATCGTGACCCGCACCGGCGCTGCCGGCCGTGAGGAAGCGGTGCAGAAGCTGCAGGCGGCAGGCGCGGACGTGCTGCTCCTGCAAGGCGATGTGGCCGATGCTGACGCGATGAAACAGGCGGTGGCCGCCACCATCGCCAAGTGGGGCGTGCTGCACGGCGTCCTGCATGCGGCGGCAGACGCCGGCCCGGACACGATCTCCGTGATCGCCGAGGCTTCAGAAGCGGATCTCGGCCAGCACTTCCAAGGCCGCGTCCATGGCCTGCACGCGCTGCACGCGGCGCTGGAAGGCATGAGCCTCGACTTCGTGTTCACGGCGTCGACCCTGGCGGCGGTGCTCGGCGGATGGGGCTTTGTCGGCCCTGCTGCCGGTCACCTGTACATGGATGCCTGGGTGGCGCAGATCAACGAGGACAGCGACACGCCATGGATCACGCTCGGCTTCGACCGTCTGGACGAAGCGGAGGTGCGTACGGCGCTGTACCGCGCCTTGTCGGTCGATCCGGTACTGCCGCTGGTGCTCTCCAACCAGGAGTTGAACCGCAGCATCGAGAAATTTATTCACCAAGGCGGCGCGTCCGCTGCCGCTGTGCAGACGGCGGGCGGAAGCGGTGCGCGTCACCCGCGCCCGAATTTGAAAAATGCGTACGTCGAGCCGGGCACCGAGCTCGAAGAGATGATCGCGGAGATCCTGCAGGACCTGCTTGGCATCGAGCAGATCGGCATCCACGACAACTTCTTCCAGCTCGGCGGCAACTCGCTGCTCGGCACGCAAGTGGTATCGCGCCTGCGCACCACCTTCCAAGTCGACCTGCCGCTGCGCGTCCTGTTCGAAGCGAACACGGTCGCCGACATGGCGGTCGTCATCGAAGACATCATGATCGCTGAGCTCGAAGCGATGAGCGACGAAGAGATCGCCAGCCTGCAAGAGCAGAACTAATCGAACATCGACCTATCCAACTTTCACTATAATCAGGAGGTACTACCCACATGGAAACCAACAAAGCAAAGATCCGCGAATTTCTGTCCCGCCACTTCAAAAGCCAAGAGCTGAGCGACGATGACGACATCTTCGCCCTCGGTTTTGTCAACTCGCTGTTTGCGATGCAGATGGTGATGTTCGTCGAAGGCGAATTCGGCATCCGCGTCGAGAACGAAGATCTCGACCTCGACAATTTCCGCACCGTCAATGCAATCGCAGCGCTCGTAGAAAAGAAGGCAGCCTAAACAGGGCTGTCTTCGCAAAGGAGGAGAACTCATGGAAGCGACGCAAAAGACAAAAAAGAAGGACGACAAAAAGACGATCAAGTGTGTGGTCTGGGATCTCGACAACACCGTCTGGGACGGCGTTCTGCTCGAAGACGAGCATGTCATTTTGAAAGGTGAAGTGGTCGACATGATCAAGGAGCTCGATGCCCGCGGCATCCTGCAGTCGATCGCCTCGAAGAACAACCATGAGGACGCGATGCGCAAGCTGGAGGAGTTCGGCATCGCCGAATACTTCCTCTATCCGCAGATCAACTGGAACTCGAAAGCGTCGTCGATCGAACAGATCGCCAAGCTGATCAACATCGGTATCGACACGTTTGCGTTTGTCGACGACCAGCCGTTTGAGCGCGAGGAAGTCGCGTTCAGCCATCCGCAGGTCTTGTGCCTCGATGCGTTGAGCCTCGACGGTATGCTCGAGCTCGACGTGATGATCCCGCGCTTTATCACCGACGATTCCAAACAGCGCCGCCAGATGTACATGGCGGACATCGCGCGCAAGAAGGTGGAAGATGACTTTGTCGGCCCGACCGATGAGTTTCTTGCTTCGCTCGACATGTCCTTCACGATCGCTCCGGCGACGGTGGAAGACTTGAAACGCGCGGAGGAGCTGACCCAGCGCACCAACCAACTGAACACCACCGGCTACACGTACAACTACGACGAACTTGATGAATTCCGCAAATCTGACAACCACCTGCTCTTGATCGCCGGTCTGAACGACAAATACGGCACGTATGGCAAAATCGGCCTGGCGCTCGTCGAGACGGGCGAGGAGATCTGGAAGATCAAGCTGCTCCTGCTCTCTTGCCGCGTCATGTCGCGCGGCGTCGGCTCGATCCTGATCAACCATATCCTGCAATCGGCTAAAGAGGCCGGCAAGCGCCTGCAGGCAGAATTTTTGCAGACCGACCGCAACCGGATGATGTACATCACGTACAAGTTTGCCGATTTCAAAGAAGTAGACAAACAGGGGGATCTGATCGTGTTCGAAAACGATCTGACCCGCATCCAACCGTTCCCGGAATACGTGAACGTACAGATTGGCTAAATTGGCGAGGAACGAAGAACAGAACTTTCCCCGCAGGCGGACGCTTGCGGGGGCTTTGTTCTTTTTCCTTTTCTTGGAGGATGTTGCATGTCGATCAAACAGGATCTTACAACCCGCAAATCCAACCTGTCTGCCGAGAAGCGCGCGCTGCTTGAAAAGCGGCTGAAAGGCCAGCTCAGCGTCCCGGCCAAACAAGCCATCCCCAAGCGCTCCGGTCACGGTCCGGCCGATCTGTCGCTCGGGCAGCAGCGGTTGTGGTTTTTCCATCAGTTTCAGCCGGAGGACGCGTCGGACAACATTCCGTATGCGGTGCGGCTGTACGGCAAGCTGGACGTGCAGGCGATGCAGCAGGCGATCAGCGAAGTTGTCAAGCGCCATGAAGCGCTGCGCACCAATGTCCAGCTGGTCGACGACCTTCCCAAGCAGGTGATCTCCCCCGAACTGCACGTGCCGCTGCCGGTGCTCGATCTGACCGCGGCGCCGGCCGCGAAGCGTGAGGCCGTGATCGACGAGCACAGCCGCGCTGAGGCGCGCAAGCCGTTCGATCTGGCGCGCGATCCGCTGATCCGTTGCACGCTGCTGCATCTTGGCGAGGCTGACTTTGCGCTGCTGCTGACCTTGCATCACCTCATCGCCGACGGCTGGTCGATGGAGCTGATCATGCGCGAAGTGGCGATGAGCTACCATGCGCTGGCGCAAGGCAAACAGCCCGGCTTGCCGGCGCCGGACGTGCAATTTGCCGACTACGCACAGTGGCAGCTCGAACAGCTCAGCGGAGAAGTGTGGCAAAAGCAGCTCGGCTACTGGAAAGAGCGGCTCGGCGGCCAGTTGCCCGTGTTGCAACTGCCGACCGACCGTCCCCGTCCGGCGGTGATGACGACCAACGGGTCGCTGTTGCACTTCACCTTCCCGCTCGCGCTGCAGACCCGCCTGCAGGCGATCTGCGCCGAAGAACAGGTGACGCTGTTCATGCTGCTGTTGGCCGCTTACCAGACGCTTTTGTACCGCTACAGCGGCCAAGAGGAGCTTCTGGTCGGCACGGCGGTGGCCGGACGCAACCGCGCGGAACTGGAGAACACGGTCGGCAATTTCGTCAACACGCTGGTGCTGCGCGCCGAGCTTGGCGACGGCCTGACGTTTCGCGAGTTTTTGCAGCAGGTGAAAACAACGGCGCTGGGCGCGTTTGCCCATCAGGAGGTGCCGTTTGAGAAGGTGATCGAAGAGGTGCAGCCGGAGCGGAACATGGGACACACGCCTTTGTTTCAAGTGCTCTTTTTGCTCCAGCCATACGTCGATTCGGCCACGCTGGACCTCGGCGAATTGCGATTCGCACCGCTCTGGGCCGACCAGGGTGCGGTAAAATACGACCAGATGCTCTGGCTGTCCGAAACGGAGACCGGCCTGCGCGGGATGCTCAGCTACAACACCGATCTGTTCGACCGCGCGACGATCGAGCGCACGGTGGCGCATCTGGAGACGCTGCTGACCTCGATCGCCGACGATCCTGCACAGCAATTGTCCGAGCTGAACTTGCTGCCCGCTGCGGAAGCGGTGCAGGTGCTTACGGCATGGAACGACACCCGCGTGCTGTATGCGGAAGACGACCTGTGCACGCACCATC includes the following:
- a CDS encoding HAD-IIIC family phosphatase, with translation MEATQKTKKKDDKKTIKCVVWDLDNTVWDGVLLEDEHVILKGEVVDMIKELDARGILQSIASKNNHEDAMRKLEEFGIAEYFLYPQINWNSKASSIEQIAKLINIGIDTFAFVDDQPFEREEVAFSHPQVLCLDALSLDGMLELDVMIPRFITDDSKQRRQMYMADIARKKVEDDFVGPTDEFLASLDMSFTIAPATVEDLKRAEELTQRTNQLNTTGYTYNYDELDEFRKSDNHLLLIAGLNDKYGTYGKIGLALVETGEEIWKIKLLLLSCRVMSRGVGSILINHILQSAKEAGKRLQAEFLQTDRNRMMYITYKFADFKEVDKQGDLIVFENDLTRIQPFPEYVNVQIG
- a CDS encoding acyl carrier protein; this encodes METNKAKIREFLSRHFKSQELSDDDDIFALGFVNSLFAMQMVMFVEGEFGIRVENEDLDLDNFRTVNAIAALVEKKAA